From Xenopus laevis strain J_2021 chromosome 7L, Xenopus_laevis_v10.1, whole genome shotgun sequence, one genomic window encodes:
- the tial1.L gene encoding nucleolysin TIAR isoform X2, which yields MATGKSKGYGFVSFYNKLDAENAIVHMGGQWLGGRQIRTNWATRKPPAPKSTQENNTKQLRFEDVVNQSSSKNCTVYCGGIGAGLSEQLMRQTFGVFGQILEIRVFPEKGYSFIRFSTHDSAAHAIVSVNGTTIEGHVVKCYWGKETPDMTKNFQQVDYSQWGQWSQMYGSPQQYGQYVANGWQVPSYGMYGQAWNQQNFGVDQPQSTAWVGGFSAQPPPQGQAPPVIPNPPGYGMASYQTQ from the exons ATGGCGACTGGCAAATCCAAAGGCTATGGATTCGTGTCCTTCTACAACAAACTG GATGCAGAGAATGCCATTGTACATATGGGAGGACAGTGGTTAGGAGGAAGACAAATCCGAACTAACTGGGCAACACGCAAACCTCCTGCACCCAAAAGCACACAAGAAA ataacacaaaacaaTTACGGTTTGAAGATGTTGTGAATCAGTCGAGTTCTAAAAACTGCACGGTTTACTGTGGTGGAATTGGGGCAGGTTTATCCG AGCAACTCATGCGTCAAACATTTGGTGTATTTGGACAGATTTTGGAAATCCGTGTGTTTCCAGAGAAGGGTTACTCTTTTATTAG gttCTCGACTCACGATAGTGCTGCACATGCAATAGTGTCTGTGAACGGAACAACCATAGAAGGGCACGTTGTAAAATGTTACTGGGGCAAAGAGACACCGGACATGACTAAGAACTTTCAGCAG GTGGATTACAGTCAGTGGGGGCAGTGGAGTCAAATGTATGGGAGTCCCCAGCAATATGGACAATATGTGGCAAATGGCTGGCAGGTGCCCTCCTATGGCATGTATGGGCAAGCGTGGAATCAGCAAAACTTTGGAGTGGA tCAACCTCAATCAACAGCTTGGGTTGGTGGATTCAGTGCCCAGCCGCCGCCTCAGGGTCAGGCCCCACCAGTAATACCCAATCCACCAGGCTATGGCATGGCCAGTTACCAAACACAGTGA